A genomic region of Halobacteriovorax sp. JY17 contains the following coding sequences:
- a CDS encoding tetratricopeptide repeat protein: MNKFELYLDGRKGKLSNWDLYIATGKDREVFFQGQTTNDIQSMDTNTFNLNSRVDRTGKIQFFFINIKTENELFLLIPSEVSDSAIEELNKYIIMDEVELSKDSRDIFFSFEDDSSHFYSGFLFGLPAKLSFKEFSNFLKELSSEEELKLKIETGWPTWGVDVHAGDLINNTRLVDLAVSFQKGCFLGQETVAKVHNGRGASFYPSLLVSEDISKLNSSPFTINGRKGGEIISKVGNVAMIKLFREFRIENKNFEVIQDNESFKFCFQNYLENLTIKEFSHELYLFAVSSFQSGNEDLAISALRRVIALTPDFSDAYESLGVIYGRQEKFEQGIELMDQLLSVNESSVMAHTNKSLYLMRLGKIEEAEEEKGLATVKSFAEYGKIAKENKLKEQQDKEREEQISQRESMFRQVLVIDEDDTIANFGIADVYFHRKEFESAKRHLLKVISVDEKYSTAYSLLGKTLEVLGEKERAKEVYTKGIEVASAKGELMPANEMQARLIKL, encoded by the coding sequence ATGAATAAATTTGAATTATATCTAGATGGGCGAAAGGGAAAACTTTCGAATTGGGACTTATATATTGCCACTGGAAAAGACAGAGAGGTCTTCTTTCAGGGACAAACAACCAACGACATTCAGTCAATGGACACTAATACATTCAATTTAAATTCAAGAGTTGATAGAACCGGGAAAATTCAATTTTTCTTTATTAATATAAAAACTGAAAATGAGCTATTTCTTTTAATTCCTTCCGAGGTTAGTGATAGCGCCATTGAAGAGCTTAATAAATACATTATTATGGATGAGGTGGAGTTATCAAAAGACTCAAGAGATATTTTCTTTTCTTTTGAAGATGATAGTTCTCATTTCTATTCTGGATTTCTCTTTGGCCTTCCGGCAAAACTTTCATTTAAAGAATTTAGTAACTTTCTTAAAGAACTTTCCTCTGAAGAAGAGCTGAAGCTAAAAATTGAAACAGGTTGGCCGACGTGGGGAGTTGACGTTCATGCGGGAGATTTAATTAATAATACAAGATTAGTTGATCTCGCTGTCTCCTTTCAGAAAGGATGTTTTCTTGGTCAAGAAACAGTGGCCAAAGTACATAATGGAAGAGGTGCAAGTTTTTATCCTTCTTTACTTGTGTCTGAAGATATTTCAAAACTAAATAGTTCTCCTTTTACGATAAATGGCAGAAAGGGTGGAGAGATTATTTCTAAGGTTGGTAATGTTGCCATGATTAAACTCTTTAGAGAGTTTAGAATTGAAAATAAAAACTTTGAAGTTATTCAAGATAATGAGAGCTTTAAATTTTGCTTTCAGAATTACTTAGAAAACTTAACCATCAAAGAGTTCTCTCACGAACTCTACTTATTTGCAGTAAGTAGCTTTCAAAGTGGAAATGAAGATCTTGCAATAAGCGCTCTTCGTAGAGTTATTGCACTAACACCAGACTTTTCAGACGCCTATGAATCCTTAGGCGTTATTTATGGTAGACAAGAGAAATTTGAGCAGGGAATCGAGTTAATGGATCAATTACTCTCTGTTAATGAGAGCTCTGTGATGGCCCATACAAATAAGTCCCTCTACCTAATGAGGCTTGGGAAAATTGAAGAAGCAGAAGAAGAGAAGGGACTTGCAACAGTTAAGTCGTTTGCAGAGTATGGGAAAATAGCTAAAGAAAATAAACTTAAAGAGCAGCAAGATAAAGAAAGGGAAGAGCAAATCTCTCAAAGAGAATCAATGTTTAGACAAGTTCTAGTGATTGATGAAGATGATACAATTGCAAACTTTGGTATTGCTGATGTTTACTTTCATAGAAAGGAATTTGAATCAGCAAAGAGGCACCTACTAAAAGTTATTTCAGTAGATGAGAAGTATTCAACTGCTTATTCCTTACTTGGAAAAACACTTGAGGTTCTAGGTGAAAAAGAAAGGGCCAAAGAAGTTTATACTAAGGGAATTGAGGTCGCCAGTGCGAAGGGTGAGCTAATGCCCGCAAATGAAATGCAGGCACGGCTTATAAAATTATAG
- the lspA gene encoding signal peptidase II → MDRIWKMSLLIVGVILLDQFTKGAIQQNFTLGESLPVIPGLFNLVYVQNSGAAFGMGAGSGDFIRITFFLVLPTIACLWLLWLIWRTRHTSAWLCTTYSLIFAGAVGNLIDRYSLKYVVDMFDFYIGTSHFAAFNIADSAISIAAGMLIIDFIFLEKKRNEKAAS, encoded by the coding sequence ATGGATAGAATTTGGAAAATGTCACTCCTTATTGTAGGAGTGATTCTCTTGGATCAATTCACTAAAGGTGCGATACAGCAGAACTTCACTCTCGGTGAGTCCTTACCAGTAATACCTGGGCTATTTAATTTAGTGTATGTTCAAAACTCTGGTGCGGCCTTTGGTATGGGAGCGGGTTCTGGTGACTTTATAAGAATAACTTTCTTTTTGGTTTTACCAACTATAGCTTGTCTTTGGTTATTATGGCTGATTTGGAGAACTAGGCACACTAGTGCTTGGCTTTGTACAACGTATAGCCTGATCTTCGCGGGAGCGGTTGGAAATCTTATTGATCGTTATAGTTTAAAGTATGTTGTGGACATGTTCGATTTCTATATCGGAACAAGCCACTTTGCTGCCTTTAATATTGCAGATAGTGCAATTAGTATTGCGGCAGGCATGTTAATTATTGATTTTATTTTCTTAGAAAAAAAGAGAAATGAAAAAGCCGCTTCTTAA
- a CDS encoding iron-sulfur cluster assembly accessory protein, with protein sequence MSENNQIVGITDKALEHIKQIFESENKGLDYGLRLGVVGGGCSGLNYKIDFDHKKENDNVCAFGDVNVFIDPKSSIYLKGVILDFKDGLNGKGFVFVNPNAKNTCGCGESFSV encoded by the coding sequence ATGAGTGAAAATAATCAAATAGTAGGAATCACTGATAAGGCTTTAGAGCATATAAAGCAAATTTTTGAAAGTGAAAACAAGGGTTTAGATTATGGACTACGACTTGGTGTCGTTGGTGGTGGATGTTCTGGGCTTAATTACAAAATAGATTTTGATCATAAGAAAGAAAACGATAATGTTTGCGCCTTCGGTGATGTAAATGTCTTCATTGACCCTAAGTCCTCAATTTATTTAAAAGGCGTAATTTTAGATTTTAAAGATGGATTAAATGGAAAAGGCTTTGTTTTCGTTAATCCTAATGCCAAAAATACTTGCGGTTGTGGAGAATCCTTCTCAGTTTAA
- a CDS encoding 4Fe-4S dicluster domain-containing protein produces MSDDRTIILENPFHNARFKPVRKGKKPPKLLAIVHQSGCTGCEVCIAGCPVDSIELVAGPNPDNPGFNQTVEIDLARCIGCQNCSQDCPWETITMYNTDDAFTAWGNETLKSELYVTEDVFEELNEKHGVKPEEDSAEVEETA; encoded by the coding sequence ATGAGTGATGACAGAACAATAATTCTTGAAAATCCATTTCACAATGCCAGGTTTAAACCTGTCCGAAAAGGGAAGAAGCCACCGAAATTACTAGCAATTGTTCACCAAAGTGGTTGTACTGGTTGTGAGGTTTGTATCGCTGGGTGTCCAGTTGACTCTATCGAGCTCGTTGCTGGCCCAAACCCGGATAATCCAGGATTTAACCAGACTGTTGAGATTGATCTCGCTCGTTGTATAGGTTGTCAAAATTGTTCACAGGACTGTCCTTGGGAAACCATCACAATGTATAACACTGATGATGCCTTCACAGCATGGGGTAATGAAACTCTTAAGTCAGAACTTTATGTAACAGAAGATGTCTTTGAAGAACTTAATGAAAAGCATGGTGTGAAGCCAGAAGAAGATTCAGCTGAGGTTGAAGAAACTGCTTAA
- a CDS encoding FHA domain-containing protein encodes MPVLLIVKENGEERSFKLTSQPLVLGRSSKCHIQIQDQMCSGKHCAFKLNQQFKVLVKDLESTNGTYLNDCQIMDSHLMLDDIIKIGNCEIYIERSELSPREKAILTRDEPTAQIKFMDLPSNNKALKPSQVVRAKQASQAPRISQAPKKLFPEKPREVAPTPKENIEAPDKKVQKSGTASVSLKERIAAKGKKFKDAQSAAQLESPNERQIDLEESSGDTQFIKIDKPSSAKGKKEKTSFASKLRKVFKK; translated from the coding sequence ATGCCAGTACTATTAATTGTTAAAGAGAACGGTGAGGAAAGGAGCTTTAAGCTTACTTCTCAACCACTCGTGCTGGGAAGATCAAGTAAATGCCACATTCAAATACAAGACCAGATGTGTTCTGGAAAACACTGCGCCTTTAAGCTAAATCAACAATTTAAAGTTCTAGTTAAAGATCTTGAATCAACTAATGGAACCTACTTAAATGATTGTCAAATTATGGATTCGCATCTGATGCTGGACGACATTATTAAGATTGGTAATTGTGAGATCTATATCGAGCGTTCAGAACTTTCTCCAAGAGAAAAAGCAATTCTCACTAGAGATGAGCCTACTGCACAGATCAAGTTCATGGACCTTCCTTCTAATAATAAGGCTCTTAAGCCTTCACAAGTTGTAAGAGCCAAGCAAGCCTCACAGGCTCCTCGAATATCGCAAGCACCAAAGAAGCTCTTTCCAGAAAAACCTAGAGAAGTTGCTCCTACTCCAAAAGAAAATATTGAAGCTCCTGACAAGAAAGTTCAAAAATCTGGAACTGCAAGTGTATCTCTAAAGGAGAGAATTGCGGCAAAAGGCAAGAAGTTCAAAGACGCCCAATCTGCGGCGCAGTTAGAGTCACCCAATGAAAGACAAATTGATCTTGAAGAATCGAGTGGTGACACTCAATTTATAAAGATTGATAAACCCTCTTCAGCAAAAGGTAAGAAAGAAAAAACATCTTTCGCTTCAAAACTAAGGAAAGTATTTAAGAAGTAG
- a CDS encoding aldehyde dehydrogenase family protein: MSFELKGNFFNNEFIQPPLTGSDSVEKWITRTSPADSSQTLWKLPIHYGHVDGVLESAINGFKEWRKSSIEDRISLLKKYQEQLVTKKEEIARAISLEMGKPYWEALTEAAALIAKVDVTISDSLPRVTSKIYNDIMPSTNGYIHYKPIGPCFIIGPFNFPCHLANGQITSALMAGNTIIFKPSEKTCYSAQLMFECLANAGFPTGVVNLVQGDGEIARRILKSRDIKAVFFTGSKDIGKSILKQTHEDLGKLVSLELGGKNPAIVHSDVNVDYVLGELIKGAFLTTGQRCTSTAIVPIHRSICEEVVSKFHDLSKRIIVDHPIEHEEVPFMGPLVDQQSLDTYLLYVGMAKREGLTEIMRGKKLEKGFDGHYVSPSIHLADKWDDKSHFLSSEIFGPNCTFIPYDEIEEAIEIANKTEYGLAASIFTKDHSLYQLALRDLDHGYVNLNRSTVGASAKLPFGGVKNSGNYHPAAVTTIDACVYQQASLEILKEEEIDLDSILGLKK; the protein is encoded by the coding sequence ATGTCATTTGAATTAAAAGGTAATTTCTTTAACAACGAATTTATTCAGCCTCCTCTAACAGGGTCTGACTCTGTTGAGAAATGGATTACGAGGACTAGCCCTGCAGACTCATCTCAAACTCTATGGAAACTTCCTATTCATTACGGACATGTTGACGGGGTTCTAGAGTCGGCCATAAATGGATTTAAGGAATGGAGAAAGTCATCAATTGAAGATCGTATTTCTTTACTGAAAAAATATCAGGAACAATTAGTTACAAAAAAAGAAGAAATAGCCAGAGCAATTTCACTTGAAATGGGAAAGCCATATTGGGAAGCTCTCACAGAGGCAGCTGCTCTAATTGCAAAAGTAGATGTCACAATTAGCGATTCACTCCCAAGAGTAACTTCTAAAATTTATAATGATATTATGCCGTCAACTAATGGTTATATTCACTATAAGCCGATTGGACCTTGTTTCATTATTGGGCCTTTCAACTTTCCATGCCATCTTGCCAATGGGCAAATAACAAGTGCTCTCATGGCCGGTAACACTATTATCTTCAAGCCATCAGAGAAGACCTGTTACTCTGCTCAATTAATGTTTGAATGTTTAGCAAACGCAGGCTTCCCAACAGGTGTCGTAAACCTTGTTCAAGGGGACGGTGAAATTGCGAGAAGAATCTTAAAGAGTAGAGATATAAAAGCTGTCTTCTTTACAGGATCAAAAGATATTGGAAAATCAATTCTTAAACAAACTCATGAAGACTTGGGAAAACTCGTTTCTCTTGAGTTAGGAGGAAAGAATCCTGCTATCGTTCATAGCGATGTTAATGTTGACTACGTTCTAGGTGAGCTTATTAAAGGCGCTTTTCTAACCACTGGACAGAGATGCACTTCCACAGCAATTGTTCCGATTCACAGAAGCATATGCGAAGAGGTTGTCTCTAAATTTCATGACCTATCAAAGAGAATAATTGTTGACCACCCAATAGAGCATGAAGAAGTTCCATTTATGGGTCCTCTTGTTGATCAACAATCTCTTGATACTTACCTACTCTATGTTGGAATGGCAAAGAGAGAGGGACTTACTGAAATTATGAGAGGAAAGAAGCTTGAAAAAGGTTTCGACGGACACTACGTCTCACCATCAATTCATTTAGCTGATAAGTGGGATGATAAAAGCCACTTTCTCTCTAGTGAAATATTTGGTCCAAACTGTACCTTTATTCCATATGATGAAATTGAAGAGGCCATTGAGATCGCTAATAAAACTGAATATGGATTAGCCGCTTCTATATTTACAAAAGATCACTCCCTCTATCAACTCGCTCTTAGAGATCTTGATCATGGTTATGTTAATCTAAATAGATCGACCGTTGGAGCATCGGCAAAGCTTCCGTTTGGAGGCGTTAAAAATTCTGGAAACTATCATCCAGCAGCCGTTACAACAATTGATGCTTGTGTTTACCAACAGGCAAGTTTAGAAATTTTAAAAGAAGAAGAAATAGATTTAGATAGTATTCTAGGTTTAAAGAAATAA
- a CDS encoding HEXXH motif-containing putative peptide modification protein, whose product MLTKKNIFESKAQAQCHEAVATSYQELLFDLREDLTSGYTNDFFSEGFLDRLKEIITDKELNSYSDLNFYWSTLLENVIYLVQLHEEYDETKLTSTEEFSEIEEEVFNFWNDSDLTESFLELLSSDKSVLNASKVLQPILENQVVSFFYLNISKNPLLGEESYIYKAIPEKGDNDQCLYLGEANQLVRLEPPCETFPTLPIVGVNKHQNLIFLDGDKRYVITEGLKPLVFKEKEIHILPNCEKGFEKIEEIKSNVINALEIIEKNSPALFSTFSNFTHTIIPIDEPSIVSYSQQQLPGFSCINVFERDFVDLIDDLLHENGHHYLNSILNSQELINEDDDKIYFSPWRKSLRPIRGIYHGAFTFFWALELFSTLFENEVLNKKFNSFTQEQANKVTLRFLEEFEMLKFCFEDLDAAFDAEKVTSEGRALIKIIEELTLAKAELSVKALDFLSPENIKKIDELKTLLEKEGKHYRL is encoded by the coding sequence ATGTTAACTAAGAAAAATATCTTTGAATCAAAGGCCCAGGCTCAATGTCATGAAGCTGTTGCCACATCTTACCAAGAACTTCTCTTTGATCTACGTGAAGACCTAACATCTGGCTACACAAACGATTTTTTTAGCGAAGGATTTCTCGATCGACTAAAGGAAATCATTACTGATAAAGAACTTAATTCTTACTCTGATTTAAACTTCTATTGGTCAACTCTTTTGGAAAATGTGATCTACCTCGTTCAATTGCATGAGGAATATGACGAAACCAAACTAACGAGTACTGAAGAGTTTTCAGAAATTGAAGAAGAAGTTTTTAACTTTTGGAATGATAGTGATCTTACAGAAAGCTTTTTAGAACTTCTTTCTTCTGATAAATCAGTTCTAAATGCATCAAAAGTTCTACAACCTATTTTAGAGAATCAAGTTGTTTCATTCTTTTATTTAAATATTTCCAAGAACCCTCTTCTCGGAGAAGAGAGTTATATCTATAAGGCCATCCCCGAAAAAGGAGATAATGACCAATGTCTATATCTCGGGGAAGCAAACCAGCTAGTTAGACTTGAACCCCCATGTGAAACATTTCCAACTCTTCCAATTGTTGGCGTTAATAAGCATCAAAATCTTATCTTTCTAGATGGAGATAAGAGGTACGTTATTACTGAAGGATTAAAGCCACTAGTTTTTAAAGAAAAAGAGATTCATATCCTTCCAAATTGCGAAAAAGGATTTGAAAAAATTGAAGAGATTAAGAGTAATGTAATAAATGCCTTAGAGATTATTGAGAAAAACTCACCTGCACTATTTTCTACTTTCTCTAACTTCACACATACAATTATTCCAATTGATGAGCCTTCAATCGTTAGTTATTCTCAACAACAGCTACCTGGTTTCTCTTGTATCAATGTTTTTGAAAGAGACTTTGTAGACTTAATTGATGATCTTCTTCATGAAAATGGTCATCACTACTTAAACTCTATTTTAAACTCACAAGAGTTAATTAATGAAGATGATGACAAAATCTATTTTTCTCCTTGGAGAAAGTCCTTAAGGCCAATTAGAGGTATCTACCATGGTGCTTTTACATTCTTTTGGGCACTTGAATTGTTTTCTACTCTATTTGAAAATGAAGTTTTAAATAAGAAATTTAATAGCTTTACTCAAGAGCAAGCAAATAAAGTAACACTAAGGTTTCTTGAAGAGTTTGAAATGCTTAAGTTCTGCTTTGAAGACCTAGATGCTGCCTTTGACGCAGAAAAGGTAACAAGTGAGGGTAGAGCTCTAATAAAAATCATTGAAGAGTTAACATTGGCAAAAGCAGAGCTTTCAGTGAAAGCCCTTGATTTTCTTTCCCCGGAAAATATAAAGAAAATTGATGAATTAAAGACCCTTCTTGAAAAAGAAGGGAAACATTATAGACTATAA
- the icmF gene encoding fused isobutyryl-CoA mutase/GTPase IcmF, translated as MKRLRFVTAASLFDGHDVSINIMRRLLQANGVEVIHLGHNRSAKDVVDACLHEDANAVALSSYQGGHNEYFAYIRELLDEAGAKDVKIFGGGGGVITPSEIKALHAKGITKIYSPEDGMKLGLEGIIKDMIAKADYSTLDGVDFKSFENKSLSNLEISKAITSIEDGVDLPFEIKAKETPVLGITGTGGAGKSSLIDETLLRFYRYYSDCNIALISVDPTKKKTQGALLGDRIRLGSSSYDNFYIRSLATRDSKTELSPQIEKVVNFLKSQKYDLIIVETSGIGQASDAITRVADKCIYVMTPEYGAATQLEKIEMLEQADMIVLNKFEKPRSEDALRDIRKQYRRNHQLFAGHPGAPEDDQLPIFGTMASQFNDSGVNALFSEIATQFGFDTSKIKDIHTERAPKNKTKIIAPERSLYLRDISSTVNSYNNDAKESFEKLKDYEALLKATEIMPENQELKEKLSEVRESISPEVFKELEVCESAISQYGSGEFSYTVRNKEIKVPTKFESLSGSMISKVAFPKLDSISEKYRFIKRANLPGFFPYAAGIFPFKRADEDPKRMFAGEGGPLRTNKRFHYLSENDPAKRLSTAFDSVTLYGEDPDKRPDIFGKIGEAGVSIATLDDMGDLFKGFSLIDPMTSVSMTINGPAPIILAMFMNTAMRQALSGDDFWNEQKRIEVMQQVRGTVQADILKEDQAQNTCIFSLEFALRLMGDVQEYFCKAAIKNYYTVSISGYHIAEAGANPISQLAFTLSNGFTFVEYYLSRGMKIDDFSGNLSFFFSNGLDPEYTVIGRVARKIWAVAMRDKYGASTKSQMFKYHIQTSGRSLHAQEIDFNDIRTTLQAFLALSDNCNSLHTNAYDEAITTPTEESVRRAMAIQMIINREFGLNKTDNPMQGSYIYEELCDIVEEAVLAEFERISDKGGVLGAMESMYQRGKIQEESLHYETLKDNGQLPIIGVNTYIADNFEEQLNQEIEISRCSDAEKNEQISRLNSFKERNASDSKEALEKLQAVALSGGNIFEELLKTVNYCTLGEITNILYEIGGRYRRNM; from the coding sequence ATGAAGCGTTTAAGATTCGTAACGGCGGCCAGTCTTTTTGATGGTCACGATGTATCAATCAACATCATGAGACGTTTGCTACAGGCAAATGGAGTTGAAGTTATTCACTTAGGTCACAATAGATCTGCTAAGGACGTTGTGGATGCTTGCTTGCACGAAGATGCGAATGCAGTTGCGCTTAGTTCTTATCAGGGCGGTCATAATGAATACTTCGCTTACATAAGAGAGTTATTAGATGAAGCAGGAGCTAAGGACGTAAAAATCTTTGGTGGAGGTGGCGGTGTGATAACTCCATCTGAAATTAAAGCGCTTCACGCAAAAGGGATTACAAAAATCTATTCTCCAGAAGATGGAATGAAGTTAGGTCTTGAAGGAATCATAAAAGATATGATTGCCAAGGCCGATTATTCTACACTCGATGGAGTCGATTTTAAGAGCTTTGAGAATAAGAGTCTAAGCAATTTAGAAATCTCTAAAGCAATTACTTCAATAGAAGATGGCGTTGATTTACCATTTGAAATTAAAGCAAAGGAAACACCTGTCCTTGGTATTACAGGAACTGGTGGGGCAGGGAAATCGTCTTTAATTGATGAAACTCTTCTTAGGTTTTATAGATATTATAGTGATTGTAATATAGCTCTTATTTCAGTTGATCCAACTAAGAAGAAAACACAGGGCGCTCTTTTAGGAGATAGAATTAGACTTGGGTCTTCAAGCTACGATAATTTCTATATTAGATCTTTAGCCACTAGAGATTCTAAGACAGAACTTTCTCCACAGATTGAAAAAGTTGTAAACTTCTTAAAGTCTCAAAAGTATGACTTGATAATTGTTGAAACTTCAGGGATAGGGCAGGCTTCAGATGCGATTACAAGAGTTGCAGATAAGTGTATCTACGTGATGACGCCTGAGTATGGGGCGGCAACACAGCTTGAAAAAATTGAAATGCTTGAACAAGCAGATATGATTGTCTTAAATAAGTTTGAAAAGCCTAGATCGGAAGACGCTCTTAGAGATATTAGAAAACAGTATAGAAGAAATCATCAATTATTTGCTGGGCACCCGGGCGCCCCAGAGGATGATCAGCTACCAATTTTTGGAACGATGGCATCACAATTTAATGATTCTGGTGTAAATGCTCTCTTTAGTGAGATTGCTACGCAATTTGGTTTTGATACTTCTAAGATCAAGGATATTCATACTGAGCGTGCGCCTAAGAATAAAACAAAGATCATTGCACCAGAGAGAAGTCTTTATCTAAGGGATATTTCTTCAACTGTTAACTCATATAATAATGATGCAAAAGAGAGCTTTGAAAAACTTAAAGACTACGAAGCGCTATTAAAAGCTACAGAAATAATGCCAGAGAACCAAGAACTCAAAGAGAAGCTTTCAGAAGTTAGAGAGAGTATTTCTCCTGAAGTGTTTAAAGAGCTAGAAGTTTGTGAGAGTGCAATTTCTCAATATGGGTCAGGGGAATTTTCCTACACCGTTAGAAATAAAGAAATTAAAGTTCCAACAAAGTTTGAATCTCTTTCAGGTTCTATGATTTCTAAAGTTGCATTTCCAAAATTAGATTCAATATCAGAAAAGTATAGATTTATTAAACGTGCTAATCTTCCAGGTTTCTTTCCATATGCGGCGGGAATCTTTCCTTTTAAAAGAGCGGATGAAGATCCAAAGAGAATGTTTGCCGGAGAGGGAGGACCTCTTAGAACGAATAAGCGTTTTCATTACTTGTCTGAAAATGACCCTGCAAAGAGACTATCCACGGCTTTTGATTCTGTGACTCTTTACGGTGAAGACCCAGATAAGAGACCAGATATTTTTGGAAAGATTGGAGAGGCGGGAGTTTCAATTGCAACACTAGACGATATGGGCGACTTATTTAAAGGTTTCTCGTTAATCGATCCAATGACTTCTGTATCAATGACAATTAATGGGCCGGCACCAATTATACTCGCTATGTTTATGAATACAGCGATGAGGCAAGCTCTTTCAGGAGATGACTTCTGGAATGAGCAAAAGAGAATTGAAGTTATGCAACAGGTACGTGGTACCGTTCAGGCAGATATTTTAAAAGAAGATCAGGCGCAGAATACGTGTATTTTCTCGTTAGAATTTGCGCTAAGATTAATGGGAGATGTTCAAGAATACTTCTGTAAGGCGGCGATTAAGAATTACTATACTGTCTCAATAAGTGGATACCATATCGCAGAAGCTGGGGCGAATCCAATTTCTCAACTTGCTTTTACTCTTTCAAATGGATTTACTTTTGTTGAGTACTACTTATCAAGAGGTATGAAGATTGATGACTTCTCTGGAAACTTATCGTTCTTCTTTTCAAATGGACTAGATCCTGAGTACACAGTTATTGGACGTGTCGCTAGAAAAATCTGGGCAGTTGCAATGAGAGATAAGTACGGTGCGAGCACAAAATCACAAATGTTTAAATATCATATTCAAACATCGGGAAGATCTCTTCATGCTCAAGAGATTGACTTCAACGATATTAGAACAACACTACAGGCCTTCTTAGCTCTTAGTGATAATTGTAACTCTCTTCATACAAATGCGTATGATGAAGCGATTACAACGCCTACTGAAGAGTCTGTAAGAAGAGCGATGGCGATACAGATGATTATCAATAGAGAGTTTGGACTCAATAAGACAGATAATCCGATGCAGGGTTCTTATATCTACGAAGAGCTTTGCGATATTGTAGAAGAAGCTGTTCTCGCTGAGTTTGAAAGAATTTCAGATAAAGGTGGAGTTCTTGGCGCTATGGAAAGTATGTATCAAAGAGGAAAGATTCAAGAAGAGTCACTTCATTATGAAACTTTGAAAGATAATGGCCAACTTCCAATTATTGGTGTGAATACATATATTGCTGATAACTTTGAAGAACAACTGAATCAAGAAATTGAAATCTCTAGATGTTCAGATGCAGAGAAAAATGAGCAGATCTCCAGATTGAATTCTTTTAAAGAGAGAAACGCTTCTGACTCTAAAGAGGCTCTTGAAAAGTTACAGGCCGTTGCTCTTTCTGGAGGGAATATTTTTGAAGAACTCCTAAAAACAGTTAATTATTGTACGCTTGGAGAAATTACAAATATTCTCTATGAAATTGGCGGAAGATATAGAAGGAATATGTAA
- a CDS encoding cob(I)yrinic acid a,c-diamide adenosyltransferase — translation MSDKSKVYTRSGDKGTTGLVGGTRVSKGDSRIHIYGEIDELNSHLGMGITLIEEFAESELLALVPYLKRIQYDLFVIGSIFACEKEKRENYSLPSISVKDVETLEKEIDRIDSLLEPLKYFVLPGGHKISSQFHIVRTVCRRAERYATSYEAQHGGELPAETLKYINRLSDFLFIISRFGNKVMKTNEVWWIPGKPTS, via the coding sequence ATGAGTGACAAGTCTAAGGTTTATACTCGCTCGGGAGATAAGGGAACAACTGGGCTTGTCGGTGGAACAAGAGTTTCTAAGGGAGATTCTCGTATTCATATTTACGGAGAAATTGATGAATTAAACTCTCATCTTGGAATGGGCATTACTTTAATTGAAGAGTTTGCAGAAAGCGAGCTTCTCGCTCTTGTTCCTTATTTAAAACGAATTCAATATGATCTCTTTGTTATAGGTTCAATATTTGCTTGCGAAAAAGAGAAGAGAGAAAATTACTCTCTTCCTTCTATAAGTGTTAAAGACGTTGAAACGCTAGAGAAAGAAATAGATCGTATTGATTCTCTTCTAGAGCCTTTGAAGTACTTTGTTCTTCCTGGGGGACATAAAATCTCTTCTCAGTTTCATATTGTTAGAACTGTATGTAGACGAGCGGAGAGGTATGCAACATCTTATGAAGCTCAACATGGTGGAGAGCTTCCTGCAGAAACACTGAAGTATATAAATCGCTTATCAGACTTTCTATTTATTATTTCTAGGTTTGGAAATAAGGTTATGAAAACGAACGAGGTTTGGTGGATACCAGGTAAGCCTACTTCTTAA